In one window of Scyliorhinus canicula chromosome 17, sScyCan1.1, whole genome shotgun sequence DNA:
- the LOC119951158 gene encoding gastrula zinc finger protein XlCGF8.2DB-like, with protein MEENSTIHSEEKLYTCSVCGRGFNRSSGLSKHKCSHDGEKPWKCGDCGKGFSYPSELEIHQRGHTGERPFTCSDCGRGFTKSSILLTHQRTHTGEKPFTCSDCGKRFTQSSTLLKHQRIHTGEKPFTCSVCGMGFTQSSTLLTHQRIHTREKPFTCSDCGKRFAHQSTLLTHQQVHTKQRPFICFECGKGFINSSHLMIHQRVHTDERPFKCLDCGKCFKTSQELVSHQQVHTDEKPFRCSHCGTGFKRSSHLTVHQRTHTGETPYACSKCGKRFTQSSALLRHQRIHTERDRSSALTVGRDSFNHPTY; from the coding sequence ATGGAAGAAAAtagcaccattcacagtgaggagaaactgtacacgtgttctgtgtgtggacgagggttCAATCGGTCATCTGGCCTGTCAAAACATAAATGTAGTCATGATGGGGAGAAGCCGTGGAAATGCGGggattgtgggaaaggattcagttacccatcagagctggaaattcatcagcgtggtcacaccggggagaggccattcacctgctcggacTGTGGGAGGGGATTTACTAAGTCATCcatcctgctgacacaccagcgcacacacactggggagaagccattcacctgctctgactgtgggaagagattcactcagtcatccactctgctgaaacatcagcgaatacacactggggagaaaccattcacctgttctgtgtgtggcatgggattcactcagtcatccaccctgctgacacaccagcgaatacACACCAgggagaagccatttacctgctctgattgtgggaagagattcgcTCACCAATCCACCCTGCTGAcgcaccagcaggttcacactaaacagagaccattcatctgcttcgagtgtgggaagggattcattaattcatcgCACCTGATGATACACCAAagagttcacactgacgagagaccttttaaatgtctgGACTGCGGGAAGTGTTTTAAAACCTCACAGGAACTGGTCTCCCATCAAcaggttcacactgatgagaaaccgttcaggtgctctcactgcgggactgggttcaaacgatcatctcacctcactgtacaccagcgcactcacacaggagagacaccgtacgcctgctccaagtgtgggaagaggtTCACTCAGTCATCCGCTCTGCTaaggcaccagcgaattcacacggaGAGAGATCGTTcatctgctctgactgtgggaagagattcattcaATCATCCAACCTACTGA